One region of Flavobacterium pisciphilum genomic DNA includes:
- a CDS encoding Dps family protein, whose product MKTNILGLPVKESELIVKELNVLLSNFQVYYQNLRGIHWNIRGKRFFDLHVKFEELYTDAQLKIDLIAERVLTLGGTPLHTFDDYIKNNKIVVGKNISNDEKAVHLIVDSLTDLLKIEREILSQSDEINDEGTNSMMSDFISEQEKTIWMMKAWLEEDL is encoded by the coding sequence ATGAAAACTAATATTTTAGGATTGCCAGTAAAAGAGTCAGAATTAATTGTTAAAGAATTAAATGTCTTACTATCAAATTTCCAAGTTTATTATCAAAACTTGCGAGGAATTCACTGGAATATTCGCGGAAAACGTTTTTTTGATTTGCACGTAAAGTTTGAAGAATTATATACAGATGCTCAATTAAAAATTGATTTAATTGCTGAGAGAGTCCTTACATTAGGAGGTACTCCGTTGCATACTTTTGATGACTATATCAAAAATAATAAAATAGTAGTTGGAAAGAATATCTCTAATGATGAAAAAGCAGTACACTTAATTGTAGATTCATTAACTGATTTACTGAAGATTGAAAGAGAAATTTTGTCACAGTCAGATGAAATCAATGACGAGGGAACCAACTCTATGATGAGTGATTTTATCTCTGAACAAGAAAAAACCATTTGGATGATGAAAGCATGGTTAGAAGAGGATTTGTAA
- a CDS encoding LysR substrate-binding domain-containing protein, with translation MTITQLQYVLAVAEHKNFTLAAEKCFVTQPTLSMQIQKIEEELSILIFDRSKKPIQLTEIGQKIVNQAKNIVNEADRIKDIVEQQKGFIGGEFKLGIIPTVMPTLLPMFLNNFIKKYPKVKLLIEELNTDEIITKLKNGHLDAAIAVTPLEDEKIKEIVLYFEPFVAYIPEQHSIFQKEEIEVSDLNINEILLLQDGHCFRDGILNLCKNGTDVENNAFQIQSGSFETLIKLADEGLGTTLLPYLHTIDLKETDKLKLRHFKEPKPAREVSLIYPKSELKIQIIDALRSTIAGVVKGAIVFQNVQIISPIQKK, from the coding sequence ATGACTATAACTCAATTACAATATGTTTTAGCCGTTGCTGAACACAAAAACTTTACACTTGCTGCCGAAAAATGTTTCGTTACTCAACCTACGCTTAGTATGCAAATACAAAAAATAGAAGAAGAGCTTAGCATTTTAATATTTGACAGAAGCAAGAAACCAATTCAACTTACTGAAATTGGGCAAAAAATAGTAAATCAAGCAAAAAACATTGTCAATGAAGCCGACAGAATAAAAGACATCGTCGAACAACAAAAAGGGTTTATAGGTGGTGAGTTCAAATTAGGAATCATCCCAACTGTTATGCCTACTCTTTTGCCTATGTTCTTGAATAATTTTATTAAAAAATATCCAAAAGTTAAGCTATTAATCGAAGAGCTTAATACCGATGAAATTATTACCAAATTAAAAAACGGCCATCTTGATGCTGCAATTGCAGTGACTCCATTAGAAGACGAAAAAATAAAAGAAATCGTTCTTTATTTTGAACCTTTTGTAGCCTATATACCTGAACAACATTCTATTTTTCAAAAAGAAGAAATCGAAGTATCTGATTTAAACATCAACGAAATTCTACTTTTACAAGACGGTCATTGTTTTAGAGATGGTATTTTAAATCTTTGCAAAAACGGCACAGATGTAGAAAATAATGCGTTCCAGATACAAAGCGGAAGTTTTGAGACACTTATAAAATTAGCTGACGAAGGTTTAGGCACAACATTATTGCCTTATTTGCATACAATAGATTTAAAAGAAACAGACAAATTAAAGCTTCGTCACTTTAAGGAACCTAAACCTGCCAGAGAGGTAAGTTTAATCTATCCGAAGAGTGAATTAAAAATCCAAATCATCGATGCCTTACGAAGTACGATTGCTGGTGTTGTAAAAGGAGCTATTGTTTTTCAAAATGTTCAGATAATAAGTCCAATCCAAAAGAAATAA
- the mnmD gene encoding tRNA (5-methylaminomethyl-2-thiouridine)(34)-methyltransferase MnmD, whose amino-acid sequence MKREIIQTLDGSTTIHLEEWGECYHSKHGAIQEAKHVFIKNGFSLFDDKPISVLEIGFGTGLNAFITFLEANKKNQRINYVGVEAYPVAADEVLMMNYVAELAADEDDGVFKRMHESNWDETIELTDSFALTKRKQFFQEIDDVAVFDLIYFDAFGYQVQPELWSTDIFRRMYTALKPNGVLVTYAARGVVKRSMIEVGFTVEKLAGPPGKREMFRARKVM is encoded by the coding sequence GTGAAAAGAGAAATTATTCAAACTCTAGATGGCTCAACTACAATTCATTTGGAGGAATGGGGTGAATGTTATCACTCTAAACATGGAGCAATCCAAGAAGCTAAGCATGTCTTTATAAAAAATGGATTTTCTTTATTTGATGACAAACCTATTTCGGTATTAGAAATTGGTTTTGGAACCGGACTGAATGCTTTTATTACTTTTTTAGAAGCAAATAAGAAAAATCAGCGCATAAATTATGTTGGAGTAGAGGCATACCCTGTTGCAGCCGATGAGGTACTCATGATGAATTATGTAGCAGAATTGGCTGCAGATGAAGATGATGGTGTGTTTAAAAGAATGCATGAAAGTAATTGGGATGAAACAATTGAACTTACCGATTCGTTTGCATTAACGAAGAGAAAACAATTTTTTCAAGAAATTGATGATGTTGCCGTTTTTGATTTAATTTATTTTGATGCTTTTGGATATCAGGTGCAACCTGAGCTATGGAGTACTGATATATTCAGAAGAATGTATACTGCTTTAAAGCCAAATGGTGTTCTTGTAACTTATGCTGCCCGTGGCGTTGTTAAAAGGAGTATGATTGAGGTGGGATTTACAGTTGAGAAACTTGCTGGACCTCCAGGAAAAAGAGAGATGTTTAGAGCTCGTAAAGTGATGTAA
- a CDS encoding branched-chain amino acid aminotransferase codes for MSTTQTNKIEIIKATSSKINDVDFENLSFGAVFTDHLFECDFKNGQWQTPVIKPYAPILMDPSSKVFHYGQAIFEGMKAYKDDKDAIWLFRPEENHKRFNASAVRMAMPEIPESIFLDGLNELLKLDAEWVKRGNGSSMYIRPFMIATGAGVVANPSDEYKFMILLSPAKSYYAGEVKVIIAEHYSRAANGGIGAAKAAGNYGAQFYPTNLANKDGFQQVIWTDDATHTKLEEAGTMNVFFRINDTLLTAPTSERILDGITRKSLLAIAEKEGLKTEVRSVLASELVEAAKDGSLKEIFGAGTAAVVSVIKGFSYKDEYYELPKTADSYASLLKEKLTGIQNKLAEDTFGWTVKV; via the coding sequence ATGAGTACAACTCAAACAAACAAAATTGAAATCATTAAAGCTACTTCGTCAAAAATAAATGATGTAGACTTTGAAAACTTAAGCTTTGGTGCTGTATTTACAGACCATTTATTCGAATGTGATTTTAAAAATGGACAATGGCAAACACCGGTCATTAAGCCTTACGCTCCAATTTTAATGGATCCTTCTTCAAAAGTCTTTCATTATGGACAAGCTATTTTTGAAGGAATGAAAGCTTATAAAGATGATAAAGATGCTATTTGGCTTTTTAGACCTGAAGAAAACCACAAACGTTTTAATGCTTCTGCAGTAAGAATGGCAATGCCAGAAATTCCTGAGTCTATTTTTCTAGATGGATTGAATGAGTTATTAAAATTAGATGCAGAATGGGTTAAAAGAGGAAACGGAAGCAGCATGTATATCCGTCCATTTATGATTGCTACTGGCGCTGGTGTTGTAGCAAATCCATCTGATGAATATAAATTTATGATTTTACTATCACCTGCAAAATCATACTATGCTGGAGAAGTAAAAGTTATTATTGCTGAGCATTACAGTAGAGCTGCTAATGGTGGTATCGGAGCTGCAAAAGCTGCTGGTAACTACGGAGCACAGTTTTACCCAACAAATTTAGCAAACAAAGACGGATTCCAACAAGTAATCTGGACTGATGATGCAACACATACCAAACTTGAAGAAGCTGGTACAATGAATGTATTTTTCAGAATCAACGATACTTTATTAACTGCACCTACAAGCGAAAGAATTCTAGACGGAATTACTCGTAAAAGTTTACTTGCAATTGCAGAAAAAGAAGGGCTAAAAACAGAAGTTCGTTCCGTATTAGCTTCTGAATTAGTTGAAGCTGCAAAAGACGGATCATTAAAAGAAATTTTTGGTGCGGGTACTGCTGCAGTAGTAAGCGTTATTAAAGGATTCTCATATAAAGATGAGTACTATGAATTACCTAAAACAGCTGATTCTTATGCTTCTCTTTTAAAAGAAAAACTAACAGGCATACAAAACAAACTAGCTGAAGATACTTTTGGTTGGACTGTAAAAGTCTAG